Genomic segment of Prinia subflava isolate CZ2003 ecotype Zambia chromosome 4, Cam_Psub_1.2, whole genome shotgun sequence:
GGAGGGGTGGGATCCCCTCTCTGTTAAATCAGTGTCTTTGAAGGTGATTTGAACAGACACACAAAACTTTGCCTTATTTTGGAAGTCCTAGTGAGGAAAGACCAGGGTTATTGTTGCTTCTGCCTCTTGCAGGGTTGAGAATCCCACTAGTTCCAAGAATGAAAACAACAGGATTGGTGTTCTGAGGGTCCCTTGGCAAATTGCTGACAAGCAAAAGTCCTTGCCAAAGTCTTGTCTGTGTGGCACCCGCAGCTGCCCTGGCTACTGAAATGCTCCAGATCCAGGGGTGTTTGAGGTGGGCTGTGGCAGATTGGAGGAGCAAACACTTGGGATTGATTTACTGCAAGAACTGGGTTTTGGTAGCAGCAatcagctgagctgtggtgAGAAACCTCTCCAGTCTGTGCTTCccttcagctccttctcctgccctggctcctggcATTGCTGCCGTGGGAGACAGGCTCCCCGCTTCCCCTGAATTGCAAAGCATTGGAAGTGCCAGAGATGAAACTTTAGTGTGGAGTGGGAAGTGGGGAAcacctgctggcagcagggtgtcccagggaatgggcactTCCCAGGACTGGCAGCTTCGTGGGGAGGAACGTGGCAGGGCTCCACCACAgagtcccagctctgctccacgctcagccctgggctcctgccagATCAGCTGCTCCTTCTGATCCTCAGCAGGCACAGGTTATCCCTATTTGCTTCTCAAGGAAAAGGCTGAGCTTGGTGTCCTGCATTTAAGGTTGTTTACAATTTCTGGAGTCTCCTTATTAATGACTGCCCAGGAAGGAGCTTGTCGGATGTGTTTGCTGGACAAGTTTGGTGACAACTGACAGAGTTCCTGCTgactccttcccctcctgctctctTGTGTTtcactgagcagagctggtAGCACTGGGAACATTTTTGTGCTCCTGCTTTTCATCCCCTCCACAATCCAGAGGGTCTGCCAGGGGAGAAAGAGAGGAGCCAGGAATATCGGGGCAGCAGTGAGGGACTTCAGTTATGGTCAAGCAGAGACTTCCCAGCCTGGATCTGAAAAGACCCAGGCATTGCAAccctctggctgctctgtcccaTCCTGGACTGGATGTTTCTAGTTTTGGTTTAACAGCTTGTCCCAGGAAACCTGCACAAGCCTGACACAGTGTTTGTCCTGGGTTCTGAAGAATCTGGAATTCACACCTTTGTCCTTGGCAGTGTTTCCTGTTCAAATTTCCCTCTGAGCACTCGCTGCTGGGATACAGGGGGAAAGCCCTGTCCCTGCATGGGATGGAAACTCCTCCATTCTCACCAAGAGGTTCACAGCCCGTTTGGTTTCTGGGAGCAGTGGATGAACTCGGCCTCGCTCGGGGTCTTGCTCGGAGGGTCAGCATTGCCCCTGCCCGGAGAAGGGGCCGAGAAGGACACGCTGGGGAGAGCGTCCCCTTTGGGAAGGTTCCATCCGCCCGCCGTGCAGAAGGCACAGCAGGAATGGGTGTTGAGCCCAGAACTGCTGGAATGAGGGGTTCAGGGAAAGGCAAACTCCCTCTGTGCCGGCGGCTCCGTGTGCTCTGCCCCTCCCGAGCTGCTGTGCccggagccggggctgtgccgcgGCACCGAtccggccccgccgggccgggagcTGAGGTGTCCCCGCGTTCATCCCTGCCCCCCTGTGCTCCCCGTTTGTTCGGCTGCTGCACTGCCCCTGCTGGCCtttgctcctggctctgcctccccttctccctgtggctgagctgtgggaaTGCCTCTGCAGCCTTCTGGAGCCGGGGGAGGAACCCTTGGGTGTCATCCAGGGTGCAGTTCTCTACCAACTTCAAGCCCAGGTTTGTTTCAGAACCGGACAGTTTGACTCCTGAAACAGACAGAGTTTCCTGAAACAGAGGCACAAGCCTGAGTTTCTGAGCTTTGGGGTCAAATGACAGGTTCAAGGGGTTGGAAAGGATGTACCTTCCCAGTACCTCAGCCAGTGGGGAAGGGAAATTCAGGATGAAAGGAGGCTGCACCCTCCGAACCCTCGAGAGGGAAAACCCTGCGGGTGCGTTCCCCAGTGGACTCTCCCCCTTTATTCCAATAAAGTGGCAGGACTGCTCTGTCTCCTTTACGGACACTGGCTTTTCATAGCGTGATTTTCCGTACAGGAGAAAGcgaaaagaaaaagggaggaagggcaaaaggaaaagggaaaagaggaacAGAGGCCGTTAAAAGCAAGCTCGGCGCAGCCCGAGGGCCGCAGCCCCTTCCCTCCGCATTCCCGGCGCCGCTTCCCGCTCCCGCCGTGCGCGCTcccgagcggggccgggccgtgAGGGGCACGGAAcgaggggctggaatggggcACCGTGAGGGGACCCCGGGCGGGGAACGCGGGGAACTCCAGACCGCGGGCGGGGGGAGCCGGGAGGGGCTGCTGGCCCCGGCAGGGCCCTGCTAAAGCCGGAGCCGTGGAATGCcgggatggtttgggctggaagggaccttaaaagcTCATCCCGCTCCACCCCtggcacgggcagggacaccttccaccatcccagctTGCTgcaagccccgtccagcctggccttggacactgccagggatccaggggcagccacagcttctctgggcaccctgtgccagggcctgcccaccctcacagggaagaattccctcATAATAGCCAACCTAAAGTTTTCCTTCAAAACAAGGTGAATCTGCAAACTTCTTCACTAAATTCTTACTTTTattctgtgaaggaaaaaaaaaaaaaaaacaacaaaaaccccaaaacaacaacagacAATCCAAAAATACTAACAGGTGtccttttttcccattccctCCCAGCAATGTGGCCCGAATTCCAGTAATTGGAAGAAGCTGGAAGAAGCTGGATTTCTCACAGTGGGGGCTGTGGCTTATGcaccagggaaggagctgctgaacATTAAAGGCATCAGTGAAACCAAAGCCGACAAAATCCCAGTAAGGATGTTCTGGAACTTCAACCCAAGATATTCCACAGCTTTATTTCTGCTGGCTGAAAGCGTTGTGGTGAATTTGGAAGTTCTCCAAAGGGCAGTGATGGTGACTGGAGGTGTGACATGACTTGTGgtgggaaaaggcaaaatgcACCAGGACAAGACTGAACTGAAGGGGAGGATATTTCCATAAAACACACAAAAGGGATGGAGCTTTTTCTTGGAGTGGAATTTCAGTTCTATTCAGAGGTACCAACCCGTGCAAGGTCTGTGAAATGTGCATGGAATGATACAGGTGCCTCTCCACAAGGCAGGAAATATTAATTACTGGGGGTTAACGAATGGCATGagctctcctggcactgctcaggcTGATGCAGTGGCTCCCATGGGCTTCACCACGGTCATGGAATTCCACCAGCAATGGTCAGAGATCATCCAGATCACCACTGGCTCCAAAGAGCAGGACAAGCTGCTTCAAGGTcagcattttattatttctctttcctgcttAAACTCagtttttggggtggggttttccCATGAGTTTGATCTTTGCATGGAACAAAGACAAGTAAGACAAGTCTTGGTCGGAAAGACCTTGAAAGACCTCTAGGACTGCTCTTGaataattgcttttattttaaaagctgcagaaatagTCTTTAATCGTTTTAGTCGTGATGCAAGACCCAGAGCTGTCCATTTGTGGATGTTTCTGGTTTATTTAAGTCCGTGATGTGTTTAGGGAAAACAGAACCAGGCATCACCATCTCCCCATTCCTCTGGTAatccaaaaatgaaaacaagcgATTTCAGCTCTTTAACATCTTCAGAAACACACCTGGACTTCTTATCCATGGCATGAACAAACCTCAGGATGACAAGCAGTTTTGCCTCTTAGTTTTGAAGCTTTCAGCCAAATTCAGTGTTTAACTGAGTCTCTATACATGTAATACTTTATATGTGAGATAGGTGTGTAGATATCTGTGTGTAACATGTGAccttttgatttttattaataattattgtTGTCATTTTCTCTTCAGGAGAAATAGAAACAGGATCCATAACAGAGTTATTCGGGGAATTCCATACTGGGAAGAcacagctgtgtcccagcccgGCAGTCACTGCTCAGGTGGGGGGTTCACCTCATTACAACCCAATATTCAGACACCACAGCCTTGGGCTGTTTGCTAGTTTGGGCACTTTCATTGACTTTCTATGTGTTTATTACTGTCTAGAGGTTGCTATTCCCTAAAATAATAGCGGCTTAGACTGAATTTGATCATTTAGTTGACTCCCTAAAATTCCCAGCTCAAAGCTGAGCACTGGTCATCTTctgtagaatcatggaatcctggaatagtttgggtgggaagggaccttaaagcccatccagttccatgggcagagacaccttccactatcccagcttgctccaagccccatccagcctggccttggacactgccagggatccaggggcagccacagctgctgtgggcaccctgtgccagggcctcagcaccctcacaggggagaatttCTTCCCGATgtcccatctatccctgccctgtgtcagtggaaagccattcccccttgtcctggcactccagggtGACAGGCACTGCAAAAGGAAGGTGTCAGAAATGAGGACCAGGAATGTTTCCTCTTGCTTTTCCCAGCTAAAAGGTACTTTAATCACAATAACCTGGGGTATTGTTGTATGAACTTAGTGAGGACATGTGGCCATATCTGCTGTATTTATGGATACTTTATTCCCTGttcattccttttcttctcctttagCTCCCCATGGACCACGGGGGCAGTGAGGGAAAACATCCATGGACACAGAGAGGACCTTCcatccagagcagctcctggccatgGCTGAAAGGTCAGTGAGTGGAAGACAGGAGTAGACGGActcacagctcagctggaaaaCATTTTGCACAGGTTCTGGAGGTTGATTTGGCAGGTGTTCCCTTTGGAAAGCTCTGGTGTTGCCGTTCCTCTCCCATCTCTGCCGCTCTCTCCCCACAGCTCTCCTGTCATTGTCCCTctgtatcaccgtggaggcccaaccaggaacacagactggggacagagatctgggtgcaacaacagcagcagggcagaagaccctgcccttagtttatttttccattatatatctgtgtcaaggtgaccatggattggagaagggtatcgccacctctcctgtcacattggtctaggaggctgtcattcagcctccccttctcttggagaaagtattcataacattgccaatatttacaaaacatggtcctgtgtttacaattcaccagcgtgagaaactgcacgtttctcctttaatatgaacgcttagcaaaccaggaaaattcatggcaacatctcacccttttaagtatattaaaaagaaaacaaaaaaagaaaaatgaacaattctatgacaggaaaaaagaaagaaaaaaaacctgtataaagttcaccgaccttcatttaggtgacggtgtgagggctacatgttggtctgattctgcctttgctacccagggtttcaccctgaaccccttgcaataacttgctcaaaatatctcgagcatagtctaacataattcaaccaacaccctcatatttttaaatttttataagatacaagggaatatacggtgcaaaaggcaggagcattccaagaaaaattaatcactcaattcaaaattctgagccccaaaagttctgtcccaaaaccacaacccccaaacaacatgcactttccccacagaggtcacaatggctaccatacataaaactgagccgtagcaaacaattcctctgagtccatgattaacagtccgttggctctcagcatcacactgcttcagtctgtccttgtccagcagctccacaggatccaaagtctctatggaggccatataggaaaagagaggatgccactccgtgtccatgtcaatcagatctcgaagaggcttctctgatgggtggcactagggtggcacaggatgcacaaggtttcaggatcaaacaggatcagtccaatgcacctgaggcagctcagcagactttcagcggccacctccatggcaaagatcccagaacctgaggatagagaacttagaaaacacaaattgagcaattgactttttctcaaagaatgcatgcaacataggatgtggacgtagaaacccactgcaaggtccaaggaaaactgaccatagctatgtggcaacatcaacatttcctacacttgagatgctggctgtacaccagccagagaattttgctcttgttctagagcttgggaaactgtttcgtccccctgacgtcttcgtctttttcttcgcctccgagttttcgggcttggcgtgggctcagcatgacccactgctttgcaagtttctgcagtatggtctgaaCCCCCACACTGTGCGCAGagaaacaagggagtcactttctgtgcctccttttcctgttctccactaggctgaatatctgcctgtgtctcatgtccatcattctgcctctgttcagccggctgtgaagcagccgttggggtcatcaccatagaatcacaggtgtttagaactgcacaggtctggaccatctccaggacattagaagtctctggaatggtttccaggagcctctggcaagcagaattagcatggcttcttgctaattgctccagcAATATCATTTTCAAAGTTATATCCTtgactctcgtctttaaaaaatgcatcagacgcgatataaattcattaaaagcttcctctggcttctgtgctatgtctaagaagtcttcctttggggagaaggataacttggtttttatcaatgcagatatccctatgtatctgcacgaatctaaaacaatgaaagaaaggccagcttgcacatcagggcaagcatattgacccctccccataagtaggtcaactccgaccccaaacaagggatcatctcgaggcaggtggctattttcgacagccatttgtccagctaggaatttccaatttctttcaaaggtaaaaacctgttgaggttcaagcatcattgttgcaagacctcttattacataaggaaagatcagattctcaaattctgcactgatccattgaattgcctcagtgaagcttatattatcttctgccacgtcccttgataagggaagcggaactgcccatgatgggtcatcatggctatgatgctgtggacccacgtccacagctccctgaactggctcgggcaaagctgcatcttcaggcagcagctctcttaggtcagcagcctggttcacctgcggactaaaagcctcatccgatttcatgacagggaaagcgtgcacatcagacaacgcttttgccccgttatcatctcccacagccgacccggccccgtagggggggtgggcgggggacagtgactcgctcagactcctctctgagcgggggggcgattgtcgcgctgggcagggaggcgtggccgatcggccacagccttcagctcctgcccggccagccgatgggtcggtggccaggtcggcggcagcagcggcagccgagagcccctcccgctcggtgcgggggggcattccccgagcggcagggaggggacgcgcggcggtgccgcgcggcggcgcgggggggctgtccagcgcgggtggccccgcagcagcgggcagcgttgcgcccagccctccccccgcggcgccggaccggcaccggacgcgtggggcggggcgcggcgcggtgggcggcggcggcggctccgctgcgggcaccgcacggaccgccggcggcggcgaccccgcgcacagcatttggcgcggcggcgggacggggcagggaggggccgtccccgccgggctcgcctgccgaatccttcgcggagcaggtcgcggcggggcggggcgggccggggaggcggcgcacgacggcccccccggctccccgcagggggcccgaggcggcgcggctccgcgcggcagctgcagggcggaccccgcagcggtggcgggcagcgggggggtcgccgcggcacggcggcccggggcggcgcgggcgatcccccgcgctcggcgtgggacccgatgccgagcgctccgccccctcggcaccccagctccccgcccggccaaccgcgcggggagcagaccgaaaaaagctttcccgcccttccaaaaaccccgctgggcgcgcccaacccccgacatgggggtgggggtcttCTGCATCGGgtctaaccctgcatcagagcaatcctcgtcagaagcgacggagctcacaggggagccagtcctgcttcctgtcgaaaacccagaatcaacttcaaagtcctctccagcctcttttagaagtgggaagactgttgtccatgcccgtaaaagagtgcctgccttagagtttccgtcaaggacggcagagaaaaggctttttcccagggttctccatgggccaatataaagtgccttttcagcagtataaaaaattccaagtttctttccccagctaaatagttctctcacgtgtttcctggttaagtcagcgtcacaggacaacaaaaaggagtggagcagttccatcatcaatcgttcctctgagaacatcgtgggtttcttcttcttgcagctgtagaaggcagattttttttcttcttttttctttcctcactagcttgcaacttgaccacgttgggcgccagttatcactgtggaggcccaaccaggaacacagactggggacagagatctgggtgcaacaacagcagcagggcagaagaccctgcccttagtttatttttccattatatatctgtgtcaaggtgaccatggattggagaagggtatcgccacctctcctgtcacattggtctaggaggctgtcattcagcctccccttctcttggagaaagtattcataacattgccaatatttacaaaacatggtcctgtgtttacaattcaccagcgtgagaaactgcacgtttctcctttaatatgaacgcttagcaaaccaggaaaattcatggcaacacctCTGCACGAGGTGATTTCCCTCTCTTGCTATTGGAAGGGACTGGGAGCTTCCCAAGCAGCTCCAGGACTGGCTGGATCCTGTCAGCCCTTTCTGAAGGGAATTTGATCTAATCCTGCTGGCTTGTCCTGCAGCAAGGACTGCTCCTGTGTTCCCTGTCACCAGGGAATATTTGGCAGCCAAGCAGAGGAGACGGAGTGAAATGATGTTTGCAGCaggcacaggtgtgtgtgtgctggccatgtgggtgtgtgtgtgtgggtgtccTTGGAATCATGGGATCCTTCAGGTTGGAGGAGCCCTCTGAGGTCACGGTGCTCAACCAGTGCTGCTGAGGCCACCACtgtcccatgtccccaagtgccacctccaCACAGCTTtaatccctccagggatggggcctccagcactgccctgggcagctgtgccagggctggacagcctTTCCACTGTGAGACTTCCCAgtatccagcctaaacctcccctgggaTCACgtgaggccatttcctcttatcCATTTCAAATGGTTCCAATAATTCCATTCCCTTTTCACCACCACGGTTGCATTTCTCTCCATGTTTTTATCTCTGCTGGGGATGTGaatttttcttccagtcttTTGGCAAAGCTTCTGGCTAACTGCAGGAGCTCCAAGGCTCATCCCTTTCCCCCTGATTTTGCAGGAATGGCCTCTGGCAGCAATGCCCTGGACAAGGTGGCCCTGCCGGGCTTTCCCCAcggccgcccggccccgctgctgGCTCAGGCTGGAGGCCGAGAGCTCCTTTCCTCCCCCGCgttcccagctctgtgtccgTGCGAGGCTCCTTCCCCGCGGCCCTCGGGGACACTCCGGGGCAGCAGCGGGCGCAGGAGGCGGTGGCTGCCAGCGTGGGGACCCCGGCACAGCCGGGCACGGCCGGAGCTGCGGGCAGGGATctcccccggggctgggcacGATCGGCTCCGGGCGCCTCCCGGCAGCGCTCCCGTGAGGCCGCACCGGGACTgctctggctggcagcagctgcaccgATCTCCGGGAATCTCAGCCTGGATTTGTCTTTGCTCCCAGTTCTCAGTTTGGGGGtgcagtgcagccctgccctgtgtaACTCTTACAAGAGTTTTTGAGGTTCAAAAAGTTCTTTTATATTCAGCAGTATTTATAACttgattaaaaagaataaaactgtATCAATGTGGTTTTGTATGGTTCATTTGCATTGGTTAATTAAAGCAAATAATTGAGAAGGGGTTTGAGCACCCCTTGGttggagctggcagctcttcCTTATTGTCTCTTCATTCTCCGAATTTCTTTGAATTATTTCTTAAGCAGTTTCTGCAATCAAGATACACAATGAGGAGAACAGCAGTGCTGCCCCGCTGGATTGGGAAATCCAGGTGCAGTTCCTCAGAgatggaggggatggggagctgagcctcaggctgggttGTGGCAGTGGGAATTCAgtgaggagggcagaggggagatCCCCCAAACTGGTTAAAGCCAATCCTGGGTTTGGGTGCCCCCACCCCAAATAATGATCCTGGTTAAAGGGGACTTGAGGAAGCAGCGGGATGTGCtgggggggctgtgctggaacccccaaaccctgggcagggctgctgggcagtgccagagacacaggaacacggtggaggggctgtgctgggatccccAAATTCCAGCCAGGAATGCTGGGCCCTGCCAGCTCTTTGAGGCACTGCCTGATCCAGAGttttcccattattttctgTCGTGCTCAGCACTGGCATTTCATTAGAGACCCGCAGGCCGAAAATCCcgtgggagcagctggaatcAGCCAATCACACAGAGGCCGGGCCAAGATTGGAAATGAGCTGTtccacagatttatttttcccatttttttttttaatttaaatgagaacactgcccgtgcccgtgccccGACCTTTATTTTTTGGGGTTTCTCCATGACAATTACCTGCCTATGCTGGATGAAAAATTCAAACCAAATTCCCCCGGCGCTGCAGGGACGGGCGGCTCTGGGGGTTcccggagccccggcggggCAGAGCCGGAGCAGGAGCGGCAGCGCCGGTCTCGGCCCcagcgcccggcccggagcggctcctCCCGCCCGCGGCGAGCCCGGTCCGCACCGCAGCGCCAACCCCGCCGGTCCTCCGGCCCCGGGACTCCCAGCGGGCACGGGCAGGACCCGGACCCGAActcccggtgccggtcccggcCCCGGTTCGGCCCAGGTGTGAGGGGCAGGGCCGCGAGCGATGGTCCCGgccccagcccgggcagggctcgGCGGGAGCCCGGGGGGAGCCCGGGCTCGGTGAGGCGGGGCCGGGAggagccggggcggggccggagctGCACCTCAggtgcgcggggcggggccgagggTATTTAAGCCCGGAAATCGGCCCGGCGCCATTTGCTCCCTGCGAGTGCGGTGCGGCCGGAGCTCCCTGTGCGGGCTCCGCGGGTCAGGCGCGGGGGCTTCGgcctcccctcctgtccccccctccatccttccttctccccgtattcttcttctttctccccctttcCTCTTGCCCCTAaacccttccctcctccccccaaaccCGGGTCCCTCATCCACGCGccttcctctcctgtccctACCCCGCTACCCCTTTCtattcccctctcccctcctctgttcaccctccctcttccccccacctggcctttcccttcccctccctcttccctcctcacccCGACCCCCTTCCTACCTCTCCTCACTCTCCACCCGTCTCTTCTCTCTCCCCGTCCTCCCCTCTCGTTCCCCGCAGCCGCGGGGCTCGGGGTGCCGGAGAATAAAGCCCAGAGGGCCGGAGCCCGGCGCCCCCGCCCTCGCTGGAGTCCCCAcacggggccgggcccgcccggcGGGTCCCCCCATGCCGGTCAAACACACGGCCCGACACCGCCGGCACTGCGGCTGTCCTCACATCGCactgggggtcccggggggccGGGGGTCAGGGAGGGCCCCTCCTCCGGAGGGTGTCCTGGGGGGCGGAGGGGGTTGGGTGGGTTAGGGGGGATCCCCTCCTTAGGAGAGGGTCCCGGGGGGTGGGGGTGAGGGAGGGCCCCCTCCGGAGGAGGGGATCCCTGGGGGGGGGGGAGTAgggagtgggggaggggaggaaggagaggtatagaaaaaaaggacagaagaaaAGCGATATAAAAAGATAtagagcccggcccggccgcagACTCCCGCCCCGAGCGCCGAGGAGCAAATGGCTCCAAAGTCAATTCCCGGGGCTTAAATCCCCTGGGGCCCCGCGCACCTGAGCCGGCCCCGCCCTTCGCACCTGAGCCGGCCCCGCCCACAAATCCCGGCGGAtccgcgcccgccccgctcgGGGCAGGGGATGCTCATCccggggcgcggcgggaccgGCGCTCGGAGCGCCGTGCGGAGCCCGAGGCGCTGAGCTGGGGCCGGCACCGGGATCCGAGCCCGGGGATCTGGCTCCGGGTCCTGACGGTG
This window contains:
- the LOC134549692 gene encoding uncharacterized protein LOC134549692, with protein sequence MIQVPLHKAGNINYWGLTNGMSSPGTAQADAVAPMGFTTVMEFHQQWSEIIQITTGSKEQDKLLQGEIETGSITELFGEFHTGKTQLCPSPAVTAQLPMDHGGSEGKHPWTQRGPSIQSSSWPWLKGMASGSNALDKVALPGFPHGRPAPLLAQAGGRELLSSPAFPALCPCEAPSPRPSGTLRGSSGRRRRWLPAWGPRHSRARPELRAGISPGAGHDRLRAPPGSAPVRPHRDCSGWQQLHRSPGISAWICLCSQFSVWGCSAALPCVTLTRVFEVQKVLLYSAVFIT